A window of Xiphophorus hellerii strain 12219 chromosome 19, Xiphophorus_hellerii-4.1, whole genome shotgun sequence contains these coding sequences:
- the LOC116709374 gene encoding echinoderm microtubule-associated protein-like 1 isoform X1, with protein MEDGFSSYSSLYDTSSLLQFCNDDSASAASSMEVTDRIASLEQRVQMQEDEIQLLKSALADVVRRLNHSEEQQAMGSRRGPTKEPTKMRKSPSADSSFGKSARPLIATLPLRPTVNNGTVLPKKGSSTLPSPSGPGTRKDAGPAANKRILTLSTVRRANSNEHVGTLTRKDSGDSKGNRTRAGSTGSNSSGKRSDSKQRDPVFNAGMRRVTHCKEEGYVKMFLKGRPVTMFMPKDQVDSYSLEARGELPSNKLKLDWVYGYRGRDCRSNLYLLPTGETVYFIASVVVLFNVDEQLQRHYTGHTDDIKCLAIHPDKITIATGQVAGTSSDGKQLAPHVRVWDSVSLNTLHVLGAGFFDRALVCLAFSKSNGGNTLCVVDDSNDHVLSVWDWQREERLAEAKCSNESVFAADFHPTDSNIVVTCGKSHLYFWTLEKGMLVKKQGLFEKQEKPKFVLCVTFAENGDAITGDSSGNILVWGKGTNRISRVIQGAHEGSIFAVCMLRNGTLVSGGKDRRLISWDSSYQQIQTVEVLEFFGPIRTIAEGRGETVLIGTTKNFVLQGSLDGEFIPITQGHTDELWGLAVHPWKPQFLTCGYDRQVCLWDASIHQLIWTKTLEDTAQSAGFHPSGAVVAVGTQTGRWLVLDTDSKDLVTVHTDGNEQLSVMRYGPDCNFLAIGSHDNYIYIYAVAENGRKYSRVGKCSGHSSFITHLDWSVDSQYLVSNSGDYEILYWIPSVCKQVVSVETTRDIQWFTNTCTLGFQVFGLWPDGSDGTDINAACASYDRSLLVTGDDFGKVHLFSYPCSQFRAPGHVYRGHSSHVTNVSFLHDDSYLVSTGGKDMSVLQWRIV; from the exons ACGACAGCGCGTCGGCAGCCAGCAGCATGGAGGTGACGGACCGCATCGCCTCCCTGGAGCAGCGGGTCCAGATGCAGGAGGATGAGATCCAGCTGCTCAAGTCCGCTCTGGCCGACGTGGTTCGGAGGCTGAACCACTCGGAGGAGCAGCAGGCCATGGGGTCGCGCAGAGGACCCACCAAAg AGCCCACTAAGATGAGAAAATCTCCATCAGCAGACAGCAGTTTTGGCAAGTCAG CCAGGCCTCTGATCGCCACTCTGCCGCTGCGGCCCACGGTCAACAACGGGACCGTCCTGCCGaagaaaggcagcagcaccCTGCCCTCCCCGTCTGGACCCGGGACCAGGAAGGACGCCGGCCCGGCTGCCAACAAGAG AATTTTGACCCTCAG CACTGTGAGGAGAGCCAACTCTAACGAACACGTGGGGACTCTCACTCGCAAGGATTCGGGCGACTCCAAGGGGAACCGAACCCGGGCCGGGTCAACAGGCAGCAACTCCAGCGGCAAGAGGAGCGACAG CAAACAGAGGGATCCAGTGTTCAATGCAG GGATGCGACGTGTGACCCACTGCAAAG AGGAAGGTTATGTGAAGATGTTCTTGAAGGGTCGACCCGTCACCATGTTCATGCCTAAGGACCAAGTGGACAGCTACAGCCTGGAGGCCCGAGGCGAGCTGCCCAGCAACAAGCTCAAACTGGACTGGGT CTACGGTTACCGCGGCAGAGACTGTCGCTCCAACCTGTACCTGCTTCCTACTGGAGAGACGGTGTATTTCATTGCCTCCGTGGTCGTTCTGTTCAACGTGGACGAACAGCTGCAGAGACACTACACAGGACACACGGACGACATCAAGTG TTTGGCCATCCACCCTGATAAAATTACGATTGCGACTGGGCAGGTGGCAGGAACCTCCTCAGACGGAAAA CAACTGGCTCCTCACGTCCGCGTGTGGGACTCTGTCAGCCTCAACACGCTCCACGTTCTGGGCGCAGGCTTCTTCGACCGAGCGCTCGTCTGCCTGGCTTTCTCCAAGTCG AATGGAGGAAACACACTTTGCGTTGTGGATGACTCCAACGATCACGTCCTGTCTGTGTGGGACTGGCAGAGAGAGGAGAGGCTCGCTGAAGCAAAG TGCTCCAATGAGTCGGTGTTTGCTGCAGACTTTCACCCAACTGACAGCAACATTGTTGTGACTTGTGGAAAGTCTCATCTCTATTTCTGGACTCTGGAGAAAGGCATGCTGGTCAAAAAGCAGGGGTTGTTTGAG AAACAGGAGAAGCCCAAGTTCGTTCTGTGTGTGACCTTTGCTGAAAATGGCGACGCTATCACAGGAGACTCTAGTGGAAATATCCTGGTGTGGGGAAAAG GCACTAATCGCATCAGCCGCGTCATCCAGGGAGCTCACGAAGGCAGCATCTTCGCAGTGTGCATGCTGAGAAACGGCACCCTAGTGTCCGGAGGGAAGGACCGCAGGCTCATTTCGTGGGACAGCAGCTACCAGCAAATCCAAACAGTGGAG GTTCTTGAGTTTTTCGGTCCAATCAGAACCATAGCAGAGGGCAGAGGGGAGACCGTCCTCATCGGCACCACCAAGAACTTCGTTCTGCAGGGCAGCTTGGATGGAGAATTCATACCCATCACTCAG GGTCACACTGACGAGCTGTGGGGTCTGGCTGTTCATCCCTGGAAACCCCAGTTCCTGACCTGCGGCTATGACAGGCAGGTCTGTCTGTGGGACGCCAGCATTCATCAGCTCATCTGGACCAAAACCTTGGAG GATACAGCCCAGTCAGCAGGTTTCCACCCATCAGGAGCCGTGGTTGCCGTGGGAACCCAGACTGGCAG GTGGCTGGTTCTGGACACGGATTCGAAGGATTTAGTTACGGTTCACACAGACGGGAACGAGCAGCTGTCAGTGATGCGCTACGGCCCAG ACTGTAACTTCCTGGCTATCGGTTCCCATGACAACTACATTTACATCTACGCCGTGGCAGAAAATGGCAGGAAGTACAGTCGGGTTGGGAAGTGTTCG GGTCACTCCAGTTTCATCACCCATTTGGACTGGTCTGTGGACTCCCAGTATCTGGTCTCAAATTCAGGCGACTATGAGATTCTCTACT GGATCCCGTCGGTGTGTAAGCAGGTCGTCAGCGTGGAGACCACCAGAGACATCCAATGGTTCACTAACACCTGCACTCTGGGCTTTCAGGTGTTTG GGTTGTGGCCCGACGGCTCAGACGGCACCGACATCAACGCAGCGTGTGCGTCCTACGACAGGAGCCTCCTGGTTACGGGAGATGATTTCGGGAAGGTCCATCTTTTCTCATACCCATGTTCACAGTTCAGG GCTCCAGGCCATGTTTACCGGGGCCACAGCAGCCACGTGACAAATGTGAGCTTCCTTCATGACGACAGCTACCTGGTGTCGACCGGCGGGAAGGATATGAGCGTCCTGCAGTGGAGGATAGTCTGA
- the LOC116709374 gene encoding echinoderm microtubule-associated protein-like 1 isoform X5: protein MEDGFSSYSSLYDTSSLLQFCNDDSASAASSMEVTDRIASLEQRVQMQEDEIQLLKSALADVVRRLNHSEEQQAMGSRRGPTKARPLIATLPLRPTVNNGTVLPKKGSSTLPSPSGPGTRKDAGPAANKRILTLSTVRRANSNEHVGTLTRKDSGDSKGNRTRAGSTGSNSSGKRSDSKQRDPVFNAGMRRVTHCKEEGYVKMFLKGRPVTMFMPKDQVDSYSLEARGELPSNKLKLDWVYGYRGRDCRSNLYLLPTGETVYFIASVVVLFNVDEQLQRHYTGHTDDIKCLAIHPDKITIATGQVAGTSSDGKQLAPHVRVWDSVSLNTLHVLGAGFFDRALVCLAFSKSNGGNTLCVVDDSNDHVLSVWDWQREERLAEAKCSNESVFAADFHPTDSNIVVTCGKSHLYFWTLEKGMLVKKQGLFEKQEKPKFVLCVTFAENGDAITGDSSGNILVWGKGTNRISRVIQGAHEGSIFAVCMLRNGTLVSGGKDRRLISWDSSYQQIQTVEVLEFFGPIRTIAEGRGETVLIGTTKNFVLQGSLDGEFIPITQGHTDELWGLAVHPWKPQFLTCGYDRQVCLWDASIHQLIWTKTLEDTAQSAGFHPSGAVVAVGTQTGRWLVLDTDSKDLVTVHTDGNEQLSVMRYGPDCNFLAIGSHDNYIYIYAVAENGRKYSRVGKCSGHSSFITHLDWSVDSQYLVSNSGDYEILYWIPSVCKQVVSVETTRDIQWFTNTCTLGFQVFGLWPDGSDGTDINAACASYDRSLLVTGDDFGKVHLFSYPCSQFRAPGHVYRGHSSHVTNVSFLHDDSYLVSTGGKDMSVLQWRIV, encoded by the exons ACGACAGCGCGTCGGCAGCCAGCAGCATGGAGGTGACGGACCGCATCGCCTCCCTGGAGCAGCGGGTCCAGATGCAGGAGGATGAGATCCAGCTGCTCAAGTCCGCTCTGGCCGACGTGGTTCGGAGGCTGAACCACTCGGAGGAGCAGCAGGCCATGGGGTCGCGCAGAGGACCCACCAAAg CCAGGCCTCTGATCGCCACTCTGCCGCTGCGGCCCACGGTCAACAACGGGACCGTCCTGCCGaagaaaggcagcagcaccCTGCCCTCCCCGTCTGGACCCGGGACCAGGAAGGACGCCGGCCCGGCTGCCAACAAGAG AATTTTGACCCTCAG CACTGTGAGGAGAGCCAACTCTAACGAACACGTGGGGACTCTCACTCGCAAGGATTCGGGCGACTCCAAGGGGAACCGAACCCGGGCCGGGTCAACAGGCAGCAACTCCAGCGGCAAGAGGAGCGACAG CAAACAGAGGGATCCAGTGTTCAATGCAG GGATGCGACGTGTGACCCACTGCAAAG AGGAAGGTTATGTGAAGATGTTCTTGAAGGGTCGACCCGTCACCATGTTCATGCCTAAGGACCAAGTGGACAGCTACAGCCTGGAGGCCCGAGGCGAGCTGCCCAGCAACAAGCTCAAACTGGACTGGGT CTACGGTTACCGCGGCAGAGACTGTCGCTCCAACCTGTACCTGCTTCCTACTGGAGAGACGGTGTATTTCATTGCCTCCGTGGTCGTTCTGTTCAACGTGGACGAACAGCTGCAGAGACACTACACAGGACACACGGACGACATCAAGTG TTTGGCCATCCACCCTGATAAAATTACGATTGCGACTGGGCAGGTGGCAGGAACCTCCTCAGACGGAAAA CAACTGGCTCCTCACGTCCGCGTGTGGGACTCTGTCAGCCTCAACACGCTCCACGTTCTGGGCGCAGGCTTCTTCGACCGAGCGCTCGTCTGCCTGGCTTTCTCCAAGTCG AATGGAGGAAACACACTTTGCGTTGTGGATGACTCCAACGATCACGTCCTGTCTGTGTGGGACTGGCAGAGAGAGGAGAGGCTCGCTGAAGCAAAG TGCTCCAATGAGTCGGTGTTTGCTGCAGACTTTCACCCAACTGACAGCAACATTGTTGTGACTTGTGGAAAGTCTCATCTCTATTTCTGGACTCTGGAGAAAGGCATGCTGGTCAAAAAGCAGGGGTTGTTTGAG AAACAGGAGAAGCCCAAGTTCGTTCTGTGTGTGACCTTTGCTGAAAATGGCGACGCTATCACAGGAGACTCTAGTGGAAATATCCTGGTGTGGGGAAAAG GCACTAATCGCATCAGCCGCGTCATCCAGGGAGCTCACGAAGGCAGCATCTTCGCAGTGTGCATGCTGAGAAACGGCACCCTAGTGTCCGGAGGGAAGGACCGCAGGCTCATTTCGTGGGACAGCAGCTACCAGCAAATCCAAACAGTGGAG GTTCTTGAGTTTTTCGGTCCAATCAGAACCATAGCAGAGGGCAGAGGGGAGACCGTCCTCATCGGCACCACCAAGAACTTCGTTCTGCAGGGCAGCTTGGATGGAGAATTCATACCCATCACTCAG GGTCACACTGACGAGCTGTGGGGTCTGGCTGTTCATCCCTGGAAACCCCAGTTCCTGACCTGCGGCTATGACAGGCAGGTCTGTCTGTGGGACGCCAGCATTCATCAGCTCATCTGGACCAAAACCTTGGAG GATACAGCCCAGTCAGCAGGTTTCCACCCATCAGGAGCCGTGGTTGCCGTGGGAACCCAGACTGGCAG GTGGCTGGTTCTGGACACGGATTCGAAGGATTTAGTTACGGTTCACACAGACGGGAACGAGCAGCTGTCAGTGATGCGCTACGGCCCAG ACTGTAACTTCCTGGCTATCGGTTCCCATGACAACTACATTTACATCTACGCCGTGGCAGAAAATGGCAGGAAGTACAGTCGGGTTGGGAAGTGTTCG GGTCACTCCAGTTTCATCACCCATTTGGACTGGTCTGTGGACTCCCAGTATCTGGTCTCAAATTCAGGCGACTATGAGATTCTCTACT GGATCCCGTCGGTGTGTAAGCAGGTCGTCAGCGTGGAGACCACCAGAGACATCCAATGGTTCACTAACACCTGCACTCTGGGCTTTCAGGTGTTTG GGTTGTGGCCCGACGGCTCAGACGGCACCGACATCAACGCAGCGTGTGCGTCCTACGACAGGAGCCTCCTGGTTACGGGAGATGATTTCGGGAAGGTCCATCTTTTCTCATACCCATGTTCACAGTTCAGG GCTCCAGGCCATGTTTACCGGGGCCACAGCAGCCACGTGACAAATGTGAGCTTCCTTCATGACGACAGCTACCTGGTGTCGACCGGCGGGAAGGATATGAGCGTCCTGCAGTGGAGGATAGTCTGA
- the LOC116709374 gene encoding echinoderm microtubule-associated protein-like 1 isoform X3, which yields MEDGFSSYSSLYDTSSLLQFCNDDSASAASSMEVTDRIASLEQRVQMQEDEIQLLKSALADVVRRLNHSEEQQAMGSRRGPTKEPTKMRKSPSADSSFGKSARPLIATLPLRPTVNNGTVLPKKGSSTLPSPSGPGTRKDAGPAANKRILTLSTVRRANSNEHVGTLTRKDSGDSKGNRTRAGSTGSNSSGKRSDSKQRDPVFNAEEGYVKMFLKGRPVTMFMPKDQVDSYSLEARGELPSNKLKLDWVYGYRGRDCRSNLYLLPTGETVYFIASVVVLFNVDEQLQRHYTGHTDDIKCLAIHPDKITIATGQVAGTSSDGKQLAPHVRVWDSVSLNTLHVLGAGFFDRALVCLAFSKSNGGNTLCVVDDSNDHVLSVWDWQREERLAEAKCSNESVFAADFHPTDSNIVVTCGKSHLYFWTLEKGMLVKKQGLFEKQEKPKFVLCVTFAENGDAITGDSSGNILVWGKGTNRISRVIQGAHEGSIFAVCMLRNGTLVSGGKDRRLISWDSSYQQIQTVEVLEFFGPIRTIAEGRGETVLIGTTKNFVLQGSLDGEFIPITQGHTDELWGLAVHPWKPQFLTCGYDRQVCLWDASIHQLIWTKTLEDTAQSAGFHPSGAVVAVGTQTGRWLVLDTDSKDLVTVHTDGNEQLSVMRYGPDCNFLAIGSHDNYIYIYAVAENGRKYSRVGKCSGHSSFITHLDWSVDSQYLVSNSGDYEILYWIPSVCKQVVSVETTRDIQWFTNTCTLGFQVFGLWPDGSDGTDINAACASYDRSLLVTGDDFGKVHLFSYPCSQFRAPGHVYRGHSSHVTNVSFLHDDSYLVSTGGKDMSVLQWRIV from the exons ACGACAGCGCGTCGGCAGCCAGCAGCATGGAGGTGACGGACCGCATCGCCTCCCTGGAGCAGCGGGTCCAGATGCAGGAGGATGAGATCCAGCTGCTCAAGTCCGCTCTGGCCGACGTGGTTCGGAGGCTGAACCACTCGGAGGAGCAGCAGGCCATGGGGTCGCGCAGAGGACCCACCAAAg AGCCCACTAAGATGAGAAAATCTCCATCAGCAGACAGCAGTTTTGGCAAGTCAG CCAGGCCTCTGATCGCCACTCTGCCGCTGCGGCCCACGGTCAACAACGGGACCGTCCTGCCGaagaaaggcagcagcaccCTGCCCTCCCCGTCTGGACCCGGGACCAGGAAGGACGCCGGCCCGGCTGCCAACAAGAG AATTTTGACCCTCAG CACTGTGAGGAGAGCCAACTCTAACGAACACGTGGGGACTCTCACTCGCAAGGATTCGGGCGACTCCAAGGGGAACCGAACCCGGGCCGGGTCAACAGGCAGCAACTCCAGCGGCAAGAGGAGCGACAG CAAACAGAGGGATCCAGTGTTCAATGCAG AGGAAGGTTATGTGAAGATGTTCTTGAAGGGTCGACCCGTCACCATGTTCATGCCTAAGGACCAAGTGGACAGCTACAGCCTGGAGGCCCGAGGCGAGCTGCCCAGCAACAAGCTCAAACTGGACTGGGT CTACGGTTACCGCGGCAGAGACTGTCGCTCCAACCTGTACCTGCTTCCTACTGGAGAGACGGTGTATTTCATTGCCTCCGTGGTCGTTCTGTTCAACGTGGACGAACAGCTGCAGAGACACTACACAGGACACACGGACGACATCAAGTG TTTGGCCATCCACCCTGATAAAATTACGATTGCGACTGGGCAGGTGGCAGGAACCTCCTCAGACGGAAAA CAACTGGCTCCTCACGTCCGCGTGTGGGACTCTGTCAGCCTCAACACGCTCCACGTTCTGGGCGCAGGCTTCTTCGACCGAGCGCTCGTCTGCCTGGCTTTCTCCAAGTCG AATGGAGGAAACACACTTTGCGTTGTGGATGACTCCAACGATCACGTCCTGTCTGTGTGGGACTGGCAGAGAGAGGAGAGGCTCGCTGAAGCAAAG TGCTCCAATGAGTCGGTGTTTGCTGCAGACTTTCACCCAACTGACAGCAACATTGTTGTGACTTGTGGAAAGTCTCATCTCTATTTCTGGACTCTGGAGAAAGGCATGCTGGTCAAAAAGCAGGGGTTGTTTGAG AAACAGGAGAAGCCCAAGTTCGTTCTGTGTGTGACCTTTGCTGAAAATGGCGACGCTATCACAGGAGACTCTAGTGGAAATATCCTGGTGTGGGGAAAAG GCACTAATCGCATCAGCCGCGTCATCCAGGGAGCTCACGAAGGCAGCATCTTCGCAGTGTGCATGCTGAGAAACGGCACCCTAGTGTCCGGAGGGAAGGACCGCAGGCTCATTTCGTGGGACAGCAGCTACCAGCAAATCCAAACAGTGGAG GTTCTTGAGTTTTTCGGTCCAATCAGAACCATAGCAGAGGGCAGAGGGGAGACCGTCCTCATCGGCACCACCAAGAACTTCGTTCTGCAGGGCAGCTTGGATGGAGAATTCATACCCATCACTCAG GGTCACACTGACGAGCTGTGGGGTCTGGCTGTTCATCCCTGGAAACCCCAGTTCCTGACCTGCGGCTATGACAGGCAGGTCTGTCTGTGGGACGCCAGCATTCATCAGCTCATCTGGACCAAAACCTTGGAG GATACAGCCCAGTCAGCAGGTTTCCACCCATCAGGAGCCGTGGTTGCCGTGGGAACCCAGACTGGCAG GTGGCTGGTTCTGGACACGGATTCGAAGGATTTAGTTACGGTTCACACAGACGGGAACGAGCAGCTGTCAGTGATGCGCTACGGCCCAG ACTGTAACTTCCTGGCTATCGGTTCCCATGACAACTACATTTACATCTACGCCGTGGCAGAAAATGGCAGGAAGTACAGTCGGGTTGGGAAGTGTTCG GGTCACTCCAGTTTCATCACCCATTTGGACTGGTCTGTGGACTCCCAGTATCTGGTCTCAAATTCAGGCGACTATGAGATTCTCTACT GGATCCCGTCGGTGTGTAAGCAGGTCGTCAGCGTGGAGACCACCAGAGACATCCAATGGTTCACTAACACCTGCACTCTGGGCTTTCAGGTGTTTG GGTTGTGGCCCGACGGCTCAGACGGCACCGACATCAACGCAGCGTGTGCGTCCTACGACAGGAGCCTCCTGGTTACGGGAGATGATTTCGGGAAGGTCCATCTTTTCTCATACCCATGTTCACAGTTCAGG GCTCCAGGCCATGTTTACCGGGGCCACAGCAGCCACGTGACAAATGTGAGCTTCCTTCATGACGACAGCTACCTGGTGTCGACCGGCGGGAAGGATATGAGCGTCCTGCAGTGGAGGATAGTCTGA
- the LOC116709374 gene encoding echinoderm microtubule-associated protein-like 1 isoform X2 produces MEDGFSSYSSLYDTSSLLQFCNDDSASAASSMEVTDRIASLEQRVQMQEDEIQLLKSALADVVRRLNHSEEQQAMGSRRGPTKEPTKMRKSPSADSSFGKSARPLIATLPLRPTVNNGTVLPKKGSSTLPSPSGPGTRKDAGPAANKSTVRRANSNEHVGTLTRKDSGDSKGNRTRAGSTGSNSSGKRSDSKQRDPVFNAGMRRVTHCKEEGYVKMFLKGRPVTMFMPKDQVDSYSLEARGELPSNKLKLDWVYGYRGRDCRSNLYLLPTGETVYFIASVVVLFNVDEQLQRHYTGHTDDIKCLAIHPDKITIATGQVAGTSSDGKQLAPHVRVWDSVSLNTLHVLGAGFFDRALVCLAFSKSNGGNTLCVVDDSNDHVLSVWDWQREERLAEAKCSNESVFAADFHPTDSNIVVTCGKSHLYFWTLEKGMLVKKQGLFEKQEKPKFVLCVTFAENGDAITGDSSGNILVWGKGTNRISRVIQGAHEGSIFAVCMLRNGTLVSGGKDRRLISWDSSYQQIQTVEVLEFFGPIRTIAEGRGETVLIGTTKNFVLQGSLDGEFIPITQGHTDELWGLAVHPWKPQFLTCGYDRQVCLWDASIHQLIWTKTLEDTAQSAGFHPSGAVVAVGTQTGRWLVLDTDSKDLVTVHTDGNEQLSVMRYGPDCNFLAIGSHDNYIYIYAVAENGRKYSRVGKCSGHSSFITHLDWSVDSQYLVSNSGDYEILYWIPSVCKQVVSVETTRDIQWFTNTCTLGFQVFGLWPDGSDGTDINAACASYDRSLLVTGDDFGKVHLFSYPCSQFRAPGHVYRGHSSHVTNVSFLHDDSYLVSTGGKDMSVLQWRIV; encoded by the exons ACGACAGCGCGTCGGCAGCCAGCAGCATGGAGGTGACGGACCGCATCGCCTCCCTGGAGCAGCGGGTCCAGATGCAGGAGGATGAGATCCAGCTGCTCAAGTCCGCTCTGGCCGACGTGGTTCGGAGGCTGAACCACTCGGAGGAGCAGCAGGCCATGGGGTCGCGCAGAGGACCCACCAAAg AGCCCACTAAGATGAGAAAATCTCCATCAGCAGACAGCAGTTTTGGCAAGTCAG CCAGGCCTCTGATCGCCACTCTGCCGCTGCGGCCCACGGTCAACAACGGGACCGTCCTGCCGaagaaaggcagcagcaccCTGCCCTCCCCGTCTGGACCCGGGACCAGGAAGGACGCCGGCCCGGCTGCCAACAAGAG CACTGTGAGGAGAGCCAACTCTAACGAACACGTGGGGACTCTCACTCGCAAGGATTCGGGCGACTCCAAGGGGAACCGAACCCGGGCCGGGTCAACAGGCAGCAACTCCAGCGGCAAGAGGAGCGACAG CAAACAGAGGGATCCAGTGTTCAATGCAG GGATGCGACGTGTGACCCACTGCAAAG AGGAAGGTTATGTGAAGATGTTCTTGAAGGGTCGACCCGTCACCATGTTCATGCCTAAGGACCAAGTGGACAGCTACAGCCTGGAGGCCCGAGGCGAGCTGCCCAGCAACAAGCTCAAACTGGACTGGGT CTACGGTTACCGCGGCAGAGACTGTCGCTCCAACCTGTACCTGCTTCCTACTGGAGAGACGGTGTATTTCATTGCCTCCGTGGTCGTTCTGTTCAACGTGGACGAACAGCTGCAGAGACACTACACAGGACACACGGACGACATCAAGTG TTTGGCCATCCACCCTGATAAAATTACGATTGCGACTGGGCAGGTGGCAGGAACCTCCTCAGACGGAAAA CAACTGGCTCCTCACGTCCGCGTGTGGGACTCTGTCAGCCTCAACACGCTCCACGTTCTGGGCGCAGGCTTCTTCGACCGAGCGCTCGTCTGCCTGGCTTTCTCCAAGTCG AATGGAGGAAACACACTTTGCGTTGTGGATGACTCCAACGATCACGTCCTGTCTGTGTGGGACTGGCAGAGAGAGGAGAGGCTCGCTGAAGCAAAG TGCTCCAATGAGTCGGTGTTTGCTGCAGACTTTCACCCAACTGACAGCAACATTGTTGTGACTTGTGGAAAGTCTCATCTCTATTTCTGGACTCTGGAGAAAGGCATGCTGGTCAAAAAGCAGGGGTTGTTTGAG AAACAGGAGAAGCCCAAGTTCGTTCTGTGTGTGACCTTTGCTGAAAATGGCGACGCTATCACAGGAGACTCTAGTGGAAATATCCTGGTGTGGGGAAAAG GCACTAATCGCATCAGCCGCGTCATCCAGGGAGCTCACGAAGGCAGCATCTTCGCAGTGTGCATGCTGAGAAACGGCACCCTAGTGTCCGGAGGGAAGGACCGCAGGCTCATTTCGTGGGACAGCAGCTACCAGCAAATCCAAACAGTGGAG GTTCTTGAGTTTTTCGGTCCAATCAGAACCATAGCAGAGGGCAGAGGGGAGACCGTCCTCATCGGCACCACCAAGAACTTCGTTCTGCAGGGCAGCTTGGATGGAGAATTCATACCCATCACTCAG GGTCACACTGACGAGCTGTGGGGTCTGGCTGTTCATCCCTGGAAACCCCAGTTCCTGACCTGCGGCTATGACAGGCAGGTCTGTCTGTGGGACGCCAGCATTCATCAGCTCATCTGGACCAAAACCTTGGAG GATACAGCCCAGTCAGCAGGTTTCCACCCATCAGGAGCCGTGGTTGCCGTGGGAACCCAGACTGGCAG GTGGCTGGTTCTGGACACGGATTCGAAGGATTTAGTTACGGTTCACACAGACGGGAACGAGCAGCTGTCAGTGATGCGCTACGGCCCAG ACTGTAACTTCCTGGCTATCGGTTCCCATGACAACTACATTTACATCTACGCCGTGGCAGAAAATGGCAGGAAGTACAGTCGGGTTGGGAAGTGTTCG GGTCACTCCAGTTTCATCACCCATTTGGACTGGTCTGTGGACTCCCAGTATCTGGTCTCAAATTCAGGCGACTATGAGATTCTCTACT GGATCCCGTCGGTGTGTAAGCAGGTCGTCAGCGTGGAGACCACCAGAGACATCCAATGGTTCACTAACACCTGCACTCTGGGCTTTCAGGTGTTTG GGTTGTGGCCCGACGGCTCAGACGGCACCGACATCAACGCAGCGTGTGCGTCCTACGACAGGAGCCTCCTGGTTACGGGAGATGATTTCGGGAAGGTCCATCTTTTCTCATACCCATGTTCACAGTTCAGG GCTCCAGGCCATGTTTACCGGGGCCACAGCAGCCACGTGACAAATGTGAGCTTCCTTCATGACGACAGCTACCTGGTGTCGACCGGCGGGAAGGATATGAGCGTCCTGCAGTGGAGGATAGTCTGA